In the genome of Leeuwenhoekiella sp. MAR_2009_132, one region contains:
- a CDS encoding LptE family protein — MKKLQITLLLLSCFCFNSCGFYSFTGISIQPGTESFYVSFFQNNAPIVEPGIDRDFSFALSDLIQNQTSLNLATNAANADLIYEGEIVDYYIAPQTATSDNLAAQNRLTIVVLCRFTNTKKEDGSDDFEKRFSFFVDTPGNSQLVGSALDSAIAEIFERITQDIFNESLANW; from the coding sequence ATGAAAAAACTTCAAATAACACTTCTTTTATTAAGCTGCTTTTGTTTTAACAGCTGTGGTTTTTATTCATTTACTGGTATTTCTATTCAACCGGGAACTGAAAGCTTTTATGTAAGTTTTTTTCAAAACAACGCTCCTATTGTAGAGCCTGGTATTGACAGAGATTTCTCATTTGCTCTTTCTGATTTAATTCAGAACCAAACTAGCCTAAATCTGGCTACAAATGCTGCTAATGCAGACTTAATATATGAAGGTGAGATTGTTGATTATTACATAGCTCCTCAAACAGCTACATCAGATAACCTTGCAGCTCAAAACAGATTAACCATAGTTGTTTTGTGTAGATTTACCAATACTAAAAAAGAAGATGGCAGTGATGACTTTGAAAAGCGATTCTCATTTTTTGTAGACACACCCGGTAATTCTCAATTAGTAGGCAGTGCTTTAGATAGCGCAATCGCAGAAATTTTTGAGCGTATTACTCAAGACATTTTTAATGAATCGCTTGCAAACTGGTAA